A window of Polyodon spathula isolate WHYD16114869_AA chromosome 30, ASM1765450v1, whole genome shotgun sequence contains these coding sequences:
- the LOC121302616 gene encoding CD166 antigen homolog has translation MNVVIIFQPYHQQLTAFQSRDERDYPHRFSLECAGFSVQGIDTVSAIYGETITVPCNDNKKLPEGVVFVKWKYERKDGTSQSLLTKSVVKDRADFDASPEYVGRLDIDKQNELLVYNATLQDQRRFNCMIATSSDVIEHLVNVKVYKKPSKPEITESPKYLDVGKLQMIGKCISKDGNPQGNTTWYRNGALLESDGKSKKAF, from the exons ATGAATGTTGTGATAATCTTTCAGCCCTACCACCAGCAGCTGACAGCTTTCCAGTCAAGGGATGAACGTGATTATCCTCACAGGTTTTCATTAGAGTGCGCCGGCTTTTCAG TGCAAGGTATTGATACGGTGTCCGCCATATATGGAGAAACAATCACTGTGCCCTGCAATGATAATAAAAAGCTGCCTGAGGGAGTGGTGTTTGTGAAATGGAAATAC GAACGTAAAGACGGTACTTCTCAATCGCTCCTGACAAAGTCTGTAGTGAAGGACAGAGCAGACTTTGATGCCAGTCCGGAGTATGTCGGTAGATTGGACATTGATAAGCAGAATGAATTGCTGGTTTACAATGCAACCCTTCAGGATCAGAGGAGGTTCAACTGCATGATCGCCACGTCATCAGATGTCATTGAGCATCTTGTGAATGTCAAAGTGTATA aAAAACCTTCCAAACCTGAGATTACAGAAAGTCCAAAGTATCTGGATGTTGGAAAGCTTCAAATG atCGGTAAATGCATTTCAAAGGATGGCAATCCTCAGGGCAACACCACATGGTATAGAAATGGAGCTCTCCTGGAGTCTGATGGTAAAAGTaagaaagctttttaa